In Candidatus Nitrospira nitrosa, the genomic stretch CGGTTCATTGGCACGGTGAAACGGGAATTGGCCAAAGCCCCGATCGCGAACGGCAAAGAGTTCGAGACCGCGTTACGAAATGTGCGGTGCTGGTACAACCATGCTCGGCCCCATGATCATCTCCAGGGGAGGACCCCTGCCGAGGTCTGGGCCGGGATCGATATCTTCACCGCGAAACCGGGCTAATGTGAGGAGTGTGAGGCGAACAGTTTCAGTTGGCGTACGGAAGATCTGTCCGTGATCCTAACGGACGAGTGTGCGCAAAGAACGATGAACACAGAGAAAAGGAAGCACAAACGCCAAAAAACTCGGTCAGAAGGGTAATAATTCAGATCGCAAAGCAGGGATGAGACGAGATTTGTAAGACAATCCACTCCCGAATCTCACAAAAACCTCCGCCGGACACGCGGACGGGACAATGTGCAAAAGAAGGGGTGGTGGTTTGTGTCTTCCCGAAGGGCCCGTAGGAGTACTGAATGGCTGGTGTACCTGACAGATTCGTCAGAGCGAGCGTACTCCCGATGCCGTCATAAGCCGAATCGGTGTGCAAGAACGACGAGCCTCTCAAAACTTAGAAGACTTCCTATGACAATGCCTCCGGCGCCCATTATATAATAGAGAAACTCCTCCCCCCTTTTCCCGAGCATAGACCAAAGGAACGATTTCCTCCCAAGCCACGGTTCCAACCAGGAAGGGGGGTCTATAAGAACATTTGTCCCTTTCTTGGTCGTCCAAATCAGTATGACACCGAGCACAACCGGTACTAGTCCAAAGAATACTACTTGCTGCACCAGTTCCGCCGTGCTCGACTCCGTCACCAGACTGCGGGTTCCACGTTCAATCATGGCAGCTCGCTTTCCAAAACGGACAAAAGATCATCCTGACACATGAATTCTATCGCGATATCGAAACGGGAGACCCCACACCTACTCCCAAACCAAGTGAGAATCCTTGCTGCAGCATAGTCTGACCACCTGGGTCAGGATTCGGGTTCTCGTAGATAAATGTGCCAATGCTAACATCGCCCCCAAGAGCAGGATAGCTAGCGGGATTATGGCTGTAGATATTCAGATTGACATTCAGCGGATTCAAATTTGGTGGTGGCTGGTTATAGGAGATTTGAAAGAGCGTGAATTGAAATGCCGGGGGAAATGTTGTGGTAGGCTTGCAACCCTCCCCCAAAGTACACTGTTTTCCCTCCGTCCCCCATGTATAACCAGCTGAAAAGCTAAATCTACTTCTTTGTGAGGGATCGAGACCCCATGGGTCATTGAAATGGGTCACTCGATTGCTGACGTAAGTATAGAAGTTCGGTCCGGCATAAAACCCAATCGGATCTTCTCTAGTAAAACGATGCATGTGTGGATAGTAATACCTCGTCCGATAGTAGTAGAACCCCGTCCCATCATTCTCCCGTCCCGTATATTGCAATGTGTTCGCACTCGTTCCCGTGACCGTCGTCTTCCCAAACGGCTCGTAGGTGTACGTTGTTCCAGAAGCGCCCTGCGTGTTGCTTAAGGCCAGGCTGCTCCCGAGTGCATCGGCGTGATAGAACTCATTCCCAGTACCTGCTTGTCGAATGAACGGCTCATCGATGTTCAGGCTTCGCAGATAGCTCGCGCCAACTGCGCTGCCTCCAATCTCGGCCGCAATATCGTTCCCGTCATATAAGAACTGGGACGATGTGCTGCCAATAACCTTGCTCACTCGGCGTCCCAGCGGATCGTACTTGAAAGAGGCCGTTGCTCCACCGCTGATCGACACCAACCGATTCCGGGCATCCCAGACGTACGTGTTCGTGCCGTCGTTCGTGAGATTGCCGTTGGCATCGTAGGTCAGTGTCGCACCGGCGAAGGTTGTCTGTTCATTCGCCGCATCGTACGTGGCACTCGGGGGAGAAGAAAAGGGGACAGGGTGGGTTCAAGGTCCTAGTGCAACGCCTGTATCCTGGAGATTCCAGGAACCAAGGAGTTGTACATGGGACACTATCACCGATTGACTCTTATGGAACGTGAAGAACTCAGTCGCATGTTCGCCGCCGGGTATAGTTTACGTGCAACGGCTCACGCCCTGCAGCGCGCGCCTAGCACGCTGTCACGTGA encodes the following:
- a CDS encoding RHS repeat-associated core domain-containing protein, whose protein sequence is MSKVIGSTSSQFLYDGNDIAAEIGGSAVGASYLRSLNIDEPFIRQAGTGNEFYHADALGSSLALSNTQGASGTTYTYEPFGKTTVTGTSANTLQYTGRENDGTGFYYYRTRYYYPHMHRFTREDPIGFYAGPNFYTYVSNRVTHFNDPWGLDPSQRSRFSFSAGYTWGTEGKQCTLGEGCKPTTTFPPAFQFTLFQISYNQPPPNLNPLNVNLNIYSHNPASYPALGGDVSIGTFIYENPNPDPGGQTMLQQGFSLGLGVGVGSPVSISR